One Isoptericola dokdonensis DS-3 genomic window, AGATCACCGCCGGCGAAGTGCGGATCGACGGCGAGCTCCTCGGCTACCGCCGGGACGGCCAGGGCGTGCTGCACCGCCTGCACCCGAAGAAGATCGCCGCGCAGCGGTCCCGTATCGGCATGGTGTTCCAGCGGTTCCACCTGTTCGGCCACCTGACGGCGCTGGAGAACGTCATGGAGGCCCCCGTCCAGGTGCGCGGGCTGACCAAGGCGGCGGCCCGCGAGCGGGCCCTCGACCTCCTCGAGCGCGTCGGCCTCGCCGACCGCACCGACCACTACCCGGCGCAGCTCTCCGGCGGTCAGCAGCAGCGCGTCGCCATCGCCCGCGCGCTGGCCATGGACCCCGAGCTCATGCTGTTCGACGAGCCGACGTCCGCGCTCGACCCCGAGCTCGTCGGCGAGGTGCTCGCCGTCATGCAGGACCTCGCCCGCTCCGGCATGACGATGGTCGTGGTGACCCACGAGATCGGGTTCGCCCGCGAGGTCGCCGACCACGTCGTCTTCATGGACGACGGCGTCGTCGTCGAGCAGGGCGCCCCCGCCGACGTGCTGGACTCGCCGTCGGAACCGCGCCTCCGGGAGTTCCTCGCGCACGTCCTCTGAGGCCGGGCCGCGTCAGAGCTTCGAGCAGGCCCGACCCCAGTCGGTGTGGCCGATGGCCACCTTCTTCCAGATGTGCGCCGAGTAGCCCGAGTAGGTGGTGCGCGCCTTGGAGACGGAGCGTGTCATGCCGCTCGACCAGGTGGCGGACGGCCCGGTGAGCCAGGTGTCGCCGCGGTAGCAGGAGTCCGCCGAGGTGGGGATGCGGTAGATGCGCAGGA contains:
- a CDS encoding amino acid ABC transporter ATP-binding protein, yielding MVQVTGVHKVFGHGDDAVHVLRGVDLEVPRGSVTVVLGPSGSGKSTLLRCLNELEQITAGEVRIDGELLGYRRDGQGVLHRLHPKKIAAQRSRIGMVFQRFHLFGHLTALENVMEAPVQVRGLTKAAARERALDLLERVGLADRTDHYPAQLSGGQQQRVAIARALAMDPELMLFDEPTSALDPELVGEVLAVMQDLARSGMTMVVVTHEIGFAREVADHVVFMDDGVVVEQGAPADVLDSPSEPRLREFLAHVL